One Dioscorea cayenensis subsp. rotundata cultivar TDr96_F1 chromosome 15, TDr96_F1_v2_PseudoChromosome.rev07_lg8_w22 25.fasta, whole genome shotgun sequence genomic region harbors:
- the LOC120277017 gene encoding cytochrome P450 CYP82D47-like: MRYMDDYFLQLQSIVVIFALIILCKVLWHGTFTSFNNKHKQPPQPFFALPVIGHLHLLLNAQTIYHKLGDMADKLGPAFMLRLGSRRTLVISSWEVAKECFTINDKALASRPSNTAAVTHLAYKAAFFGLAPYGSFWRSMRKIATTELLSNTRLDKLKHVMLAEIDTCMKELHNLCGNNNIIRLDMKEWFGDLNFNIVLQMVAGKRFFGSGGGSDEAWRFRKAVHKFFHLLFVSVPSDMFPWLEWMDLGGYVKAMKAAAKEMDSVMVRLVEEHRERRASGVAASDTDFMDMMLSIMQDDHELQSYFDKETLIKAASLNLIVAGTDTTNISLTRALGYLLNNHDALKKLKTELDEQVGKDRVVNKLDINNLIYLQAVIKESLRLGSPSELLVPRETLDDCNVAGFHIPAGTKVIVNAWKLHRDPHVWPDPFNFKPERFLSSDVATCIDVRGKNYELIPFGAGRRICPAISMALQVMHLTLARLIQGFELKSVSSVPTEIFEGLFSLSSYSAPLMVEISPRLSPELYQP; encoded by the exons ATGCGTTACATGGATGATTATTTCCTTCAGCTCCAATCCATCGTAGTAATCTTTGCTCTTATCATTCTTTGCAAAGTGTTGTGGCATGGCACTTTTACAAGCTTCAACAACAAACACAAGCAACCACCTCAGCCCTTTTTTGCTTTACCGGTGATCGGTCACTTGCACTTGCTCCTCAATGCCCAAACTATTTATCATAAGCTCGGTGACATGGCCGATAAGCTCGGGCCGGCGTTCATGCTTCGGCTTGGATCCCGACGCACTTTGGTCATTAGTAGTTGGGAGGTAGCTAAAGAATGCTTCACCATTAATGACAAAGCTCTCGCTTCCCGGCCATCTAACACTGCCGCTGTTACCCACTTGGCCTACAAGGCTGCCTTCTTTGGTCTTGCTCCTTATGGCTCTTTCTGGCGATCTATGCGTAAGATAGCCACCACTGAGCTCCTCTCCAACACTCGCCTTGACAAGCTCAAGCATGTCATGTTGGCAGAGATTGATACCTGCATGAAAGAACTACACAACCTTTGtggcaataataatattattaggcTCGACATGAAGGAATGGTTTGGAGACTTGAACTTCAACATAGTGCTCCAAATGGTGGCCGGAAAACGGTTCTTCGGGTCTGGTGGCGGCTCGGacgaagcttggaggtttagAAAGGCAGTACACAAGTTCTTTCACCTTCTCTTTGTCTCTGTACCATCAGACATGTTCCCATGGCTTGAGTGGATGGATCTCGGTGGTTATGTGAAGGCAATGAAAGCAGCGGCGAAGGAGATGGATTCAGTGATGGTTAGGTTAGTGGAGGAGCACAGGGAGAGAAGGGCTTCAGGGGTTGCCGCCAGCGATACAGACTTCATGGACATGATGCTTTCCATCATGCAGGATGACCATGAGCTTCAAAGCTATTTTGATAAGGAGACTCTCATCAAAGCTGCTTCATTG AATTTAATAGTCGCTGGCACTGACACGACAAACATATCGTTGACAAGGGCCTTAGGATACCTACTAAATAATCATGACGCACTGAAGAAGCTGAAGACCGAGTTAGATGAGCAGGTTGGTAAAGACCGAGTTGTGAACAAGTTAGACATTAATAATCTTATCTACCTCCAAGCAGTGATCAAGGAGTCACTCAGGCTAGGTTCTCCAAGTGAGCTTCTAGTTCCACGAGAGACCTTAGATGACTGTAATGTGGCAGGATTCCATATTCCAGCTGGCACCAAAGTGATTGTGAATGCGTGGAAGCTGCACCGTGATCCTCATGTATGGCCGGACCCATTTAACTTCAAGCCAGAGAGGTTCTTATCAAGCGATGTAGCAACATGTATTGACGTGAGAGGCAAGAACTATGAACTTATTCCTTTTGGTGCTGGCAGAAGAATATGTCCAGCGATTTCCATGGCACTACAAGTGATGCACTTGACGCTGGCTAGGCTCATCCAGGGGTTTGAACTCAAATCGGTGAGCAGTGTCCCTACTGAGATCTTCGAGGGTCTGTTCTCCTTGTCCTCGTACTCAGCTCCACTGATGGTGGAGATTTCGCCACGTCTCTCTCCGGAACTTTACCAACCTTAG